The nucleotide sequence GGTGAAAGTGCTGCGTCGCGCCAAATCTGAGACATTAACTGCCTCCTCTACTTTTAAGCCATCTCAGTCGTCGCCTGCTGTCACCAGCGCCAGCCCCCCTGCCAAACTGAGTGCGGAACAAAGACGGCAACTGCAAGCAGAACTGCAACAGTTACAGGCGGATTTGCAGGCACTGCGCGATCGCACAACCAAACTGGAAAACCAAGCCGGTCGCCCCCAAGCGGGTCGCCAGAATTCCGCCGAACCGCTAGCCGCGCGGTTACAAGAAATCTCTCAGCAACTTCAAAGCGATCGCGTTCCCAATCCCAATCAAGTCACTGCCGCTTCTAAGGTCTCCGCACCATCCGATGCCTTGAAAGTCACCCTACCTAGCGACCGATTATTTGAAGCCAGGGATAGCGTTCTGCTGCCACAGGCACCCGTGCTTTTAGACACTGTTATCGCCGATTTACAGAACTACCCCGGTGCTACCATTCAAATTGCCGCCCATACTGATGACAGGGGTGACGCCACGGACAATCGAGAGCTGTCATTCCGACGTGCCCAAGCTGCTGAACAATATTTATTGACTGCTTTGAAGAAAAAATACCACATGATTGCAGTTGGTTACGGCGGAACTTTCCCCTTAGTAGAAAATAATAGCGATACTAACCGACAGCGAAACCGCCGCATCGAAATTGCAATTATTAGCCCTTAGTTTTTATGTTTTGCTAATCGCTAATAAAAAATTGCTTTTTAAGCAATACCCGTTACCAATTACCGTTCCCCAAGGAAATGAAAGTCATAT is from Coleofasciculus sp. FACHB-1120 and encodes:
- a CDS encoding OmpA family protein yields the protein MTKQEAPFADNTSPRRSTGIGRFLLVFLWRLLLLGVGGGLAWVFGLVLAGVFPDLTPEVPLVVKVLRRAKSETLTASSTFKPSQSSPAVTSASPPAKLSAEQRRQLQAELQQLQADLQALRDRTTKLENQAGRPQAGRQNSAEPLAARLQEISQQLQSDRVPNPNQVTAASKVSAPSDALKVTLPSDRLFEARDSVLLPQAPVLLDTVIADLQNYPGATIQIAAHTDDRGDATDNRELSFRRAQAAEQYLLTALKKKYHMIAVGYGGTFPLVENNSDTNRQRNRRIEIAIISP